Proteins from one Amycolatopsis benzoatilytica AK 16/65 genomic window:
- a CDS encoding DUF2784 domain-containing protein: MYALLATSMVVLHFALLFYLLLGGLLAGRWWWTAIPHALYVGWAVTTLYVAVGCPVTAVENWARRRGGQVVDDRPFLYRYVEGVLYPEHHINYLRAVFVVVILLSWIYSAREQWLRRHARLARQNSTAAPLPVHLLPDHPAAFADGSDSA, from the coding sequence GTGTACGCGCTGCTTGCCACATCGATGGTAGTGCTGCATTTCGCTCTGCTTTTCTACCTGCTTCTCGGCGGGCTGCTCGCCGGGCGCTGGTGGTGGACGGCGATCCCGCACGCGCTCTACGTCGGCTGGGCGGTCACGACTCTTTACGTCGCGGTCGGCTGCCCGGTCACGGCGGTCGAGAACTGGGCTCGCCGCCGCGGCGGGCAGGTGGTCGACGACCGTCCGTTCCTGTACCGGTACGTCGAGGGAGTGCTGTACCCGGAACACCACATCAACTATCTGCGTGCGGTGTTCGTGGTGGTGATCCTGCTCAGCTGGATCTACAGCGCGCGGGAGCAGTGGCTCCGGCGGCACGCGCGTCTCGCGCGCCAGAACAGCACGGCAGCGCCGTTGCCGGTACATCTGCTCCCGGACCACCCGGCCGCCTTCGCTGATGGCTCAGACAGCGCGTGA
- a CDS encoding glycosyltransferase family 4 protein — MLRRHVLIIVQNLPVPLDRRVWLECRALSEAGYQVSVICPKGTGEPAYQVLDGVHLYKYAPPPDSTGVLSYLVEFGYCWLRTALLSLKVWKRRRFDAVQACNPPDTYWALARLWRLRGVRFVFDHHDLNPEVFRSRFGEPAGLAARIQLAGLYWLERMTFRTADRVVSTNASYRRIAVERGHVPVEHTTIVRSGPDTSVMRPRRPRPELRRGKDYLAVWLGIMGPQDGVDEVLEVAARVVREHHRTDVQFAILGFGDCLEDLRAQCTEMGLDDYVHFTGMVGPDEIADYFSTADVGLSPDPYSPLNDVSTMNKTMEYLAFALPVVASRLTENSLSAGDCAVYVKPGATAEFAAELVALLDDPQRRAELGKAGRVRAETELDWAPQARAYLSVYRDLFDEEKD, encoded by the coding sequence GTGCTGCGACGCCACGTACTGATCATCGTGCAGAATCTGCCCGTCCCGCTCGACCGCCGGGTATGGCTGGAATGCCGTGCGCTCAGCGAAGCCGGGTACCAGGTCTCCGTCATCTGTCCAAAAGGGACAGGCGAACCGGCATACCAGGTGCTGGACGGAGTGCACCTCTACAAATACGCCCCGCCGCCGGACAGCACCGGCGTGCTGAGCTACCTGGTCGAGTTCGGCTACTGCTGGCTGCGCACGGCGTTGCTGTCGCTGAAAGTGTGGAAGCGCCGCCGGTTCGACGCCGTCCAGGCATGCAACCCGCCGGACACCTACTGGGCGCTCGCCCGTCTCTGGCGGCTTCGGGGAGTGCGGTTCGTCTTCGACCACCACGACCTCAACCCGGAAGTCTTCCGTTCCCGGTTCGGCGAACCGGCCGGCCTGGCCGCGCGGATCCAGCTCGCCGGCCTGTATTGGCTGGAGCGCATGACCTTCCGGACGGCGGACCGGGTTGTTTCCACCAACGCCTCGTACCGGAGAATCGCCGTCGAGCGCGGACACGTGCCGGTCGAGCACACGACGATCGTCCGGTCGGGACCGGACACCTCGGTGATGCGGCCGCGCCGGCCCCGCCCGGAGTTGCGCCGCGGCAAGGACTACCTCGCGGTATGGCTGGGAATCATGGGACCGCAAGACGGGGTGGACGAGGTGCTGGAGGTCGCCGCCCGGGTCGTGCGCGAGCACCACCGCACCGACGTCCAGTTCGCGATACTCGGCTTCGGCGATTGCCTCGAAGATCTGCGCGCGCAATGCACCGAAATGGGCCTCGACGACTACGTGCATTTCACCGGCATGGTCGGACCGGACGAGATCGCCGACTACTTCTCCACCGCGGACGTCGGGCTCTCGCCGGACCCCTACAGTCCGCTCAACGACGTTTCGACCATGAACAAGACGATGGAGTACCTCGCGTTCGCGTTGCCGGTGGTCGCCTCCCGGCTGACCGAGAACTCGCTGTCCGCGGGCGACTGCGCGGTCTACGTGAAGCCGGGCGCCACCGCGGAATTCGCCGCCGAACTGGTCGCGCTGCTCGACGATCCGCAACGCCGGGCCGAACTGGGCAAGGCCGGCCGGGTCCGCGCGGAGACGGAACTCGACTGGGCGCCGCAGGCCCGCGCCTATCTCTCGGTCTACCGGGATCTCTTCGACGAGGAGAAGGACTGA
- a CDS encoding UDP-glucose dehydrogenase family protein: MFARRIAVIGTGYVGLTTGACLASLGHRVVCADVDPDKIDRLALGQVDILEPRLAELVAEGLAAGRLEFVHGAAAAIDADLEVVFLCVPTPMGVGGIADLSSVEAVLDEIREKLPPGTVVVNKSTVPVGTAERTKELLRREDVAVVSNPEFLREGTAVHDFLNPDRIVVGSDAQDSAERIAGLYARLGAPTVLTDAASAELLKYAANCFLAMKLSYVNAMAELCERLGANLADITEGMGYDRRIGQAFLRPGPGWGGSCLPKDTRAMLQISDSADFEFRLLRAAIDTNERQRQRIVDKVRIAVTGNRGGSLAHLRLGLLGLTFKANTDDVRDSPALAIAALLRQAGAELVGYDPALRADTMRPELGDVSLVEDPVLLAKDVDALILLTEWPEFRTLDWSRLADVVRRPIVVDTRNLLDSDVLRRSGFTWTGLGSAA, translated from the coding sequence ATGTTCGCCAGACGGATCGCGGTCATCGGCACCGGCTATGTCGGGCTCACCACCGGCGCGTGTCTCGCGTCGCTCGGGCACCGCGTGGTGTGCGCCGACGTCGACCCGGACAAGATCGACCGGCTCGCACTGGGCCAGGTCGACATCCTCGAGCCACGCCTCGCCGAACTCGTCGCCGAAGGGCTGGCGGCGGGCAGGCTCGAGTTCGTGCACGGCGCGGCGGCCGCGATCGACGCCGACCTCGAAGTGGTTTTCCTGTGCGTCCCGACGCCGATGGGAGTCGGCGGAATCGCGGACCTGTCCAGTGTCGAAGCCGTGCTCGACGAGATCCGGGAGAAGCTGCCGCCCGGGACCGTGGTGGTGAACAAGTCCACCGTCCCGGTCGGCACCGCGGAGCGCACGAAAGAACTCCTGCGCCGCGAGGACGTCGCGGTCGTGAGCAACCCCGAGTTCCTTCGCGAGGGAACCGCGGTGCACGACTTCCTCAATCCGGACCGGATCGTGGTCGGCAGCGACGCGCAGGATTCCGCCGAACGCATCGCCGGGCTTTACGCCCGGCTCGGCGCGCCGACGGTGCTGACCGACGCGGCCAGCGCGGAACTGCTGAAGTACGCGGCGAACTGCTTCCTGGCGATGAAACTGTCGTATGTCAACGCGATGGCCGAACTGTGCGAACGGCTGGGCGCCAACCTCGCCGACATCACCGAAGGCATGGGGTACGACCGCCGGATCGGTCAGGCGTTCCTCCGGCCCGGTCCCGGCTGGGGCGGCTCATGCCTGCCCAAGGACACCCGGGCGATGCTGCAGATCTCCGATTCCGCGGACTTCGAGTTCCGTCTGCTGCGCGCGGCGATCGACACCAACGAACGGCAGCGGCAGCGCATCGTCGACAAAGTCCGGATCGCCGTCACCGGCAACCGCGGCGGTTCCCTCGCGCACCTCCGGCTCGGCCTGCTCGGCCTGACTTTCAAGGCCAACACCGACGACGTGCGAGATTCGCCCGCGCTCGCGATCGCCGCACTGCTGCGACAGGCGGGCGCGGAACTCGTCGGCTACGACCCGGCGCTGCGGGCCGACACGATGCGGCCGGAACTCGGCGACGTCAGCCTGGTCGAAGATCCGGTGCTGCTGGCGAAGGACGTGGACGCGCTCATCCTGCTGACCGAGTGGCCGGAATTTCGGACCTTGGACTGGTCCCGGCTCGCCGACGTGGTCCGGCGGCCGATCGTCGTCGACACCCGCAACCTGCTCGATTCGGACGTGCTGCGCCGCTCGGGGTTCACCTGGACCGGGCTCGGCTCGGCGGCCTAG
- a CDS encoding GNAT family N-acetyltransferase yields the protein MRVVEFDRLTARELESWHVLRAGNPRLDSPYFHPAFTAAVHAEGPAVRVAIAEDVPGVVTGLLPVHVNGSGVRPVGWPAADFQAPVQTADSRFPVERLLPALRARTFSFDHLLGRAEFEPWIETQRPSPYLDVTGGLDGYLGRASRSGKDNMGQARRRSAKAVREHGSLVFTADCSDPVLLDEVIRLKRDQYRATGARDYFADPARVALLHRLLRTREDSFGGVLSTVHIGGQLLAAHFGLRDGPVLHWWFPVYEPRFSRLAPGWILLREIVQAAADLGVRRVDLGRGEDEYKRRAMTGQVLVCQGEVSTGGLHRLVRRVSRQAVTAAKTSPVAPQLRALRRRFR from the coding sequence ATGCGCGTCGTCGAGTTCGATCGCCTCACGGCGCGGGAACTGGAGTCTTGGCACGTCCTGCGCGCAGGCAACCCGCGGCTGGACAGTCCATACTTCCATCCGGCGTTCACCGCGGCGGTGCACGCGGAGGGCCCGGCGGTTCGGGTCGCGATCGCCGAGGACGTCCCGGGCGTCGTCACCGGGCTGCTGCCGGTGCACGTCAACGGGTCCGGGGTACGCCCGGTCGGCTGGCCGGCCGCGGACTTCCAGGCTCCGGTGCAGACGGCGGACTCCAGGTTCCCGGTCGAGCGGCTTCTCCCGGCCCTGCGCGCCCGGACGTTCAGCTTCGATCACCTGCTCGGCCGGGCCGAGTTCGAACCGTGGATCGAGACCCAGCGGCCGTCGCCGTACCTCGACGTGACCGGCGGCCTCGACGGGTACCTGGGCCGTGCGTCGCGCAGCGGCAAGGACAATATGGGCCAGGCTCGGCGGCGGTCGGCGAAAGCTGTCCGGGAGCACGGTTCACTGGTGTTCACCGCGGACTGCTCGGATCCGGTCCTGCTCGACGAAGTGATCCGGCTCAAGCGCGACCAGTATCGGGCGACCGGCGCGCGAGACTATTTCGCCGACCCGGCGCGCGTCGCGCTCCTGCACCGGCTGCTCCGCACCCGGGAAGATTCCTTCGGCGGGGTGCTCTCGACTGTCCACATCGGAGGACAGTTGCTCGCGGCGCACTTCGGCCTCCGCGACGGTCCCGTGCTGCACTGGTGGTTCCCGGTCTACGAACCGCGGTTCTCCCGGTTGGCGCCGGGCTGGATCCTGTTGCGGGAGATCGTTCAGGCCGCGGCGGACCTGGGAGTGCGGCGCGTGGACCTCGGCCGGGGCGAGGACGAGTACAAGCGGCGCGCGATGACCGGCCAGGTGCTGGTCTGCCAGGGCGAGGTGAGCACCGGCGGGCTGCACCGGCTCGTCCGCCGGGTAAGCCGGCAGGCGGTCACGGCGGCGAAGACGTCGCCGGTCGCGCCGCAGCTGCGTGCGCTGCGGCGGCGCTTCCGGTGA
- a CDS encoding glycosyltransferase family 2 protein, translating into MSAQQFRVGIVIVTYDSAEVLPGCLASLAAAVEGTKLVDVVVADNMSRDGTAEIATGDWNVPVTFLRTGHNGGYAAAVNVGVKELQNVGVDGVFVLNPDARPHPGALAVLAKALDYPHRGIVYPRLLNQDGSLQPSIRRDPTVLRALTESVAGGRRAGKWGTLGELITDPGQYDYGRPVAWGTGAAMLIGAEVLRETGPWDESFLLYGEETEFSLRAKDFGWQPWYEPAAVVEHIGGECGTNPMLWALLTVNRVELFRRRSGKAASTAYFVAVALGELLRTLGGRPTARAALVALLRPSRRLTALPG; encoded by the coding sequence GTGAGTGCGCAGCAGTTCCGGGTCGGGATCGTCATCGTGACCTACGACAGCGCCGAGGTGTTGCCCGGATGCCTCGCGTCGCTGGCCGCGGCGGTCGAGGGCACGAAATTGGTGGATGTCGTCGTGGCGGACAACATGTCCCGCGACGGCACCGCGGAAATCGCGACCGGCGACTGGAACGTTCCGGTCACTTTCCTGCGCACTGGGCACAACGGCGGATACGCGGCTGCCGTCAACGTCGGGGTCAAAGAACTGCAAAACGTGGGCGTGGACGGGGTTTTCGTGTTGAATCCGGATGCCCGGCCGCATCCCGGCGCGTTGGCGGTGCTGGCGAAGGCACTGGATTATCCGCACCGGGGCATCGTCTATCCGCGGCTGCTCAACCAGGACGGTTCGCTTCAGCCGTCGATCCGCCGCGATCCCACGGTGCTTCGCGCGTTGACCGAATCGGTCGCGGGCGGCCGCCGGGCGGGCAAGTGGGGCACGCTGGGCGAGCTCATCACGGACCCGGGGCAATACGACTACGGCCGTCCGGTCGCGTGGGGAACCGGTGCGGCGATGCTGATCGGGGCCGAGGTGCTGCGGGAGACCGGACCGTGGGACGAGTCGTTCCTGCTCTACGGCGAGGAGACGGAGTTCAGCCTGCGGGCCAAGGACTTCGGCTGGCAACCGTGGTACGAGCCGGCGGCGGTCGTCGAGCACATCGGCGGCGAGTGCGGTACCAACCCGATGCTGTGGGCACTGCTCACCGTCAACCGGGTGGAGCTTTTTCGCCGCCGCAGCGGAAAAGCGGCTTCGACGGCGTACTTCGTCGCGGTGGCGCTCGGCGAACTGCTCCGTACGCTCGGCGGCCGGCCTACCGCGAGAGCCGCGCTCGTCGCGCTGCTGCGCCCGTCCCGGCGCCTGACCGCGCTTCCGGGCTGA
- a CDS encoding polysaccharide deacetylase family protein translates to MTAMLVNLTVHGIGAPERPLAPGEEATWVRVDQFDRVLDAVADRPDVRLTFDDGNSSDVEIALPRLVERGLRAEFFLLAGRIGSPGSVDEAGIEKLLAAGMSIGSHGWAHRDWRRLSEGEVGEELTRAPEALARQTGEPVRRVAIPFGSYDRTVLRRLRGTGVQRVYTSDGGLAREQDWLQARTSLSHDLDAVWISDVLGGSPGVRRKTRRAAAKLVKRFRG, encoded by the coding sequence ATGACAGCCATGCTGGTGAATCTCACGGTGCACGGCATCGGCGCTCCGGAGCGTCCGCTGGCCCCGGGAGAAGAGGCGACCTGGGTGCGGGTCGACCAGTTCGATCGAGTGCTGGACGCGGTGGCGGATCGACCGGACGTCCGGCTGACGTTCGACGACGGGAACTCCTCGGACGTCGAAATCGCGTTGCCCCGGCTGGTCGAGCGCGGGCTGCGGGCCGAATTCTTCCTGCTGGCCGGGAGGATCGGCAGCCCGGGATCAGTGGACGAGGCCGGGATCGAGAAGCTGCTGGCGGCCGGCATGAGCATCGGTTCGCACGGCTGGGCGCATCGCGATTGGCGACGGCTCAGCGAGGGCGAGGTCGGCGAGGAGCTGACTCGTGCTCCGGAAGCGCTCGCGCGGCAGACCGGTGAACCGGTCCGGCGCGTCGCGATCCCGTTCGGCTCCTACGATCGCACGGTCCTGCGCCGGTTGCGCGGCACCGGCGTGCAGCGGGTCTACACGAGCGACGGAGGGCTCGCGCGCGAGCAGGACTGGTTGCAGGCGCGGACGAGCCTTTCGCACGATCTCGATGCGGTCTGGATCTCGGACGTGCTCGGCGGCTCGCCTGGCGTGCGCCGGAAAACCAGGCGGGCCGCTGCGAAACTCGTGAAGCGATTCCGGGGTTGA
- a CDS encoding glycoside hydrolase family 75 protein gives MRKLVLLAIAAAAAAILPTAATAAAATAPVQPAVQATARAGGPTADQILAKLASCKQISNGKYKTDEDSKTATVPVCDAGKAVFWKADMDIDCDGQRSAQCNEKTDCCYQDNTAFPQSDGKALDAAKLPYIVVPSASGIWNYEKSGLKGGGSCAVIYNGKVEYTVIGDTGPNKIIGEASYATAKDLGINPDPKNGGVESGVTYVCFKNSTVSPIENHANATSTGEKLAAAFVG, from the coding sequence ATGCGGAAACTCGTCCTCCTCGCGATCGCGGCAGCCGCTGCGGCGATCCTGCCCACCGCCGCTACGGCTGCCGCCGCGACGGCTCCAGTTCAGCCGGCGGTGCAGGCGACCGCCCGAGCCGGCGGGCCCACCGCGGACCAGATTCTCGCCAAGCTGGCGTCCTGCAAGCAGATCTCCAATGGCAAATACAAAACCGACGAAGACTCCAAAACCGCTACCGTCCCGGTTTGCGACGCGGGCAAAGCGGTCTTCTGGAAAGCCGACATGGACATCGACTGCGACGGCCAGCGCAGCGCGCAGTGCAACGAGAAGACCGACTGCTGCTACCAGGACAACACTGCCTTCCCGCAATCCGATGGCAAGGCCCTGGACGCCGCGAAGCTGCCGTACATCGTCGTGCCGAGCGCGAGTGGCATCTGGAACTACGAAAAGTCCGGCCTCAAGGGCGGCGGATCCTGCGCGGTGATCTACAACGGCAAGGTCGAGTACACCGTCATCGGCGACACCGGTCCCAACAAGATCATCGGTGAAGCGTCCTATGCCACCGCCAAGGACCTGGGCATCAACCCGGACCCGAAGAACGGCGGCGTTGAATCCGGGGTCACCTACGTCTGCTTCAAGAACTCGACGGTGAGCCCGATCGAGAACCACGCCAACGCCACCAGCACCGGAGAGAAGCTGGCGGCCGCGTTCGTCGGCTGA
- a CDS encoding polysaccharide deacetylase family protein, which translates to MTTFAVHGIGRPRRALDPGEDERWITVEQFDALLDVVARGGAQLTFDDGNSSDVEIALPRLVDRGLYAEFFPLAGRVGERGYVDQDGLRQLVEAGMHVGSHGWDRHDWRLDSPFAVRRDLDEAPRLLEQLSGTPVRRYSLPEGRFDRRVLRHLRDAGATRVYANVGGARGVRAATLVRPRTEIRWDVNTRWAEAVSRRPRRWAGRWTPRSSW; encoded by the coding sequence ATGACCACCTTCGCAGTGCACGGCATCGGTAGACCTCGACGGGCCCTCGACCCGGGCGAGGACGAACGGTGGATCACCGTCGAGCAGTTCGACGCGCTCCTGGACGTCGTCGCCCGCGGCGGTGCCCAGCTGACTTTCGACGACGGCAACTCGTCGGATGTCGAGATCGCCCTGCCTCGCCTGGTCGACCGCGGCCTGTACGCGGAGTTCTTCCCGCTGGCCGGCCGGGTCGGCGAACGCGGCTACGTTGACCAGGACGGGCTGCGGCAGCTGGTGGAAGCCGGAATGCACGTCGGTTCGCATGGCTGGGATCGCCACGATTGGCGGCTGGACAGTCCCTTCGCGGTGCGCCGCGACCTGGACGAGGCACCGCGATTGCTGGAACAGCTGAGCGGGACGCCGGTGCGACGGTATTCGCTGCCGGAAGGCCGATTTGATCGTCGGGTGCTGAGGCATTTGCGGGATGCCGGGGCCACCCGGGTGTACGCCAATGTCGGGGGCGCGCGGGGAGTACGCGCGGCGACGTTGGTGCGGCCGCGGACGGAGATTCGGTGGGATGTGAACACCCGCTGGGCGGAGGCGGTGAGCCGGCGGCCCCGGCGGTGGGCCGGACGATGGACTCCCCGCTCCAGCTGGTGA
- the ddaH gene encoding dimethylargininase gives MQGEVVPRVPTPRRYLMCSPRYFAVDYAINPWMDPTKPVSADAAVAQWAALRDTYRRLGHTVDEIEPQPGLPDMVFAANSGTVVDGRVLGSRFRAPQRAAEAEHFRRWFLEHGYRDLTMPEKINEAEGDFAWTGRLLLAGTGFRTDPAAHAEAQEALGVPVVSLQLVDPRYYHLDTALFVLAEDSGSAGANVAYYPDAFSAGSQRVLRRMFPDAVVATAADAECFGLNGVSDGRNVVLPVEATGLGTELAERGYEPVYLDISELRKAGGGPKCCTLEIRK, from the coding sequence ATGCAGGGAGAGGTTGTGCCGCGGGTGCCGACGCCCCGCCGTTACCTGATGTGCTCGCCGCGTTATTTCGCCGTCGACTACGCGATCAACCCCTGGATGGACCCGACCAAGCCGGTCAGCGCGGACGCCGCCGTCGCGCAGTGGGCCGCGCTGCGCGACACCTACCGTCGTCTCGGCCACACCGTCGATGAAATCGAGCCGCAGCCGGGCCTGCCGGACATGGTGTTCGCCGCCAACTCCGGCACCGTCGTCGACGGGCGGGTGCTGGGCTCCCGGTTCCGGGCTCCGCAGCGGGCCGCGGAGGCGGAGCACTTCCGCCGGTGGTTCCTGGAGCACGGCTACCGCGATCTGACCATGCCGGAGAAGATCAACGAGGCCGAGGGCGATTTCGCCTGGACCGGGCGGCTGCTGCTGGCGGGCACCGGCTTCCGCACCGACCCGGCCGCCCATGCCGAGGCGCAGGAAGCTCTGGGCGTGCCGGTGGTTTCGCTGCAGCTGGTGGATCCGCGCTACTACCACCTCGACACCGCACTGTTCGTGCTCGCCGAGGACAGCGGATCGGCCGGGGCCAACGTCGCCTACTACCCGGACGCGTTCTCCGCCGGTTCGCAGCGGGTGCTGCGCCGGATGTTCCCGGACGCGGTGGTCGCGACCGCCGCCGACGCCGAGTGTTTCGGGCTGAACGGCGTGTCCGACGGGCGCAACGTCGTGCTGCCGGTGGAAGCCACTGGGCTCGGCACCGAACTGGCCGAACGCGGGTACGAGCCGGTGTACCTGGACATCTCCGAACTGCGGAAGGCCGGCGGCGGGCCGAAATGCTGCACGCTGGAGATCCGCAAGTAG
- a CDS encoding Lrp/AsnC family transcriptional regulator — protein MNTIDQRIVSCLVANARSSYAEIGKVVGLSAPAVKRRVDRLLETGVLRGFTAVVDPEALGWGTEAFVEVHCQGNVTPARIRARLEPLPEVVAAYTVSGAADAIVHLRAADIHHLETALERLRGLEIVDRTVSTVVLSRLLERPPTPS, from the coding sequence GTGAACACCATCGACCAGCGAATCGTTTCCTGCCTGGTAGCCAATGCCCGATCCAGCTACGCGGAGATCGGCAAGGTGGTCGGCTTGTCCGCGCCCGCGGTGAAGCGACGGGTGGACCGCCTCCTGGAAACGGGCGTGCTGCGCGGGTTCACCGCGGTGGTCGACCCCGAAGCACTGGGCTGGGGCACCGAAGCGTTCGTGGAAGTGCACTGCCAGGGCAACGTCACCCCGGCCCGGATCCGAGCCCGGCTGGAACCCCTGCCCGAGGTGGTAGCCGCCTACACGGTGTCCGGCGCGGCCGACGCGATCGTCCACCTGCGCGCGGCGGACATCCACCACCTGGAGACCGCGTTGGAACGCCTGCGCGGGCTGGAAATCGTCGATCGGACCGTGTCGACCGTCGTGCTTTCGCGCCTGCTGGAACGCCCGCCGACGCCGTCCTGA
- a CDS encoding enoyl-CoA hydratase: MTDRIRSEHDQGVALLTVDAPNSRNALTLDLSAELAAAVGRAEADEAVNAVIVTGAPPAFCAGADLTALGNATPDGLRAIYAGFLAVAGCALPTIAAVGGAAVGAGLNLALAADLRLVGPRAKFIPRFLDLGLHPGGGMTWMSQRVLGPQQAAALALFGESLTAEEAVRAGLAHRLVDGDHEALVQAARDLAAPTAAAPREVVLSTKRTMRHTSTLRSHPEAVDAEIVPQLESLSSPAFAERLAAMKARISTR; encoded by the coding sequence ATGACCGACCGCATCCGCAGCGAGCACGACCAGGGCGTCGCCCTGCTCACCGTCGACGCCCCGAACAGCCGCAACGCCCTGACTCTCGACCTGTCCGCCGAATTGGCCGCGGCGGTCGGACGCGCCGAGGCCGACGAGGCGGTCAACGCCGTGATCGTCACCGGCGCCCCGCCGGCCTTTTGCGCCGGAGCCGACCTCACCGCCCTCGGCAACGCCACCCCGGACGGTCTCCGAGCCATCTACGCCGGCTTCCTGGCGGTAGCCGGTTGCGCCCTCCCCACCATCGCGGCCGTCGGCGGCGCGGCGGTCGGGGCTGGTCTGAACCTGGCCCTCGCCGCCGACCTCCGCCTGGTCGGCCCCCGCGCGAAGTTCATCCCCCGGTTCCTCGACCTGGGCCTGCACCCCGGCGGCGGGATGACCTGGATGTCCCAGCGCGTCCTCGGTCCCCAGCAAGCCGCCGCGCTGGCCCTCTTCGGCGAATCCCTCACCGCCGAAGAGGCGGTGCGAGCAGGTCTGGCCCACCGCCTGGTCGACGGCGATCACGAGGCACTGGTCCAGGCCGCCCGCGACCTGGCCGCCCCGACCGCCGCAGCCCCGCGGGAAGTGGTCCTGTCCACCAAGCGGACCATGCGCCACACCAGCACGCTGCGCAGCCACCCGGAAGCAGTGGACGCCGAGATCGTCCCCCAGCTCGAATCCCTGTCGTCCCCGGCTTTCGCGGAACGGCTGGCCGCGATGAAGGCCCGGATCAGCACCCGCTGA